A genomic region of Raphanus sativus cultivar WK10039 chromosome 6, ASM80110v3, whole genome shotgun sequence contains the following coding sequences:
- the LOC130496340 gene encoding cold-responsive protein kinase 1-like, whose protein sequence is MCSHMFLGSGYLAPEYAARGQLTRKADVYSFGVLLMEIVSGRSNKNTRSPTKYQYILERAWELYERNELVDLVDIGLNGIFDAEEACLYLKIGLLCTQDSPQLRPTMSTVVKLLTGEKNIDNKKITRPGLISDFMELKVREPVETKTEEVNRHNYTDPNSYNASPISGTSDNSNDYSSGVSSTNAVCSFSSTI, encoded by the exons ATGTGTTCACATATGTTTTTGGGCAGTGGTTATTTAGCACCAGAGTATGCGGCTAGGGGGCAATTGACGCGTAAAGCCGATGTATACAGCTTTGGAGTCCTTCTTATGGAGATAGTAAGTGGAAGAAGTAACAAGAACACACGGTCAccaacaaaatatcaatatattctTGAAAGA GCTTGGGAACTCTATGAGCGGAATGAGCTCGTGGATCTTGTTGACATAGGGTTAAACGGAATCTTTGACGCAGAGGAAGCTTGCCTGTACCTAAAAATAGGCCTTTTGTGCACGCAAGACAGTCCTCAGCTAAGGCCAACTATGTCCACAGTGGTGAAGTTGTTAACGGGGGAGAAGAATATAGACAATAAGAAAATAACAAGGCCGGGTTTGATATCTGATTTTATGGAGTTGAAAGTGAGAGAACCGGTGGAAACAAAGACAGAGGAAGTGAACAGACACAACTACACAGATCCTAATTCTTATAATGCCTCGCCTATCTCCGGGACTAGTGACAACTCAAATGATTACTCATCAGGGGTTTCATCAACTAATGCGGTTTGTTCATTCAGCAGTaccatttag
- the LOC108830675 gene encoding cold-responsive protein kinase 1-like, which produces MDCFWFSRHKSGGKPSEVDGELSVSDKVKIYKYKEIRQATDDFNPVNKIGEGGFGSVYKGHLKDGKVAAIKVLSAESRQGVKEFLTEINVISEIQHENLVKLYGCCVEGNHRILVYNYLENNSLDKTLLAGGYTRSGVQFDWSTRANICIGIAKGLAFLHEEARPQIVHRDIKASNILLDRHLSPKISDFGLARLMPPNMTHVSTRVAGTLGYLAPEYAVRGQLTRKADIYSFGVLLMEIVSGRSNRNLRLPTEYQYLLERAWELYERNELVDLVDTGLNGVFDAEEACRYLKIGLLCTQDSPKLRPSMSKVVKLLTGVRGLDNKKITRPGLISDFMDLKVREPVETKAGEVNRHNYVNPSSYNVTSSSGTRDNSSGASSANAGCSFSSTI; this is translated from the exons ATGGATTGCTTCTGGTTCTCACGCCACAAGAGTGGAGGAAAGCCTTCAGAAGTTGATGGAG AACTTTCAGTGTCAGACAAGGTAAAGATTTACAAATACAAAGAGATTCGTCAGGCTACAGATGATTTCAATCCCGTGAACAAAATTGGAGAAGGAGGGTTTGGTTCTGTGTACAag GGTCATCTTAAAGATGGAAAGGTCGCAGCTATCAAAGTCCTGTCGGCTGAATCAAGACAAGGTGTAAAAGAGTTCTTGACCGAGATCAATGTGATATCAGAGATACAGCATGAGAATCTAGTTAAGTTATATGGATGCTGCGTGGAGGGGAATCATAGGATTCTTGTTTACAACTATCTCGAGAACAATAGCCTTGACAAGACGCTTCTAG ctggGGGATACACTAGGAGTGGGGTACAGTTTGATTGGAGTACACGTGCCAATATCTGCATTGGGATTGCTAAAGGTCTTGCATTTCTTCATGAAGAAGCAAGGCCACAAATAGTTCATAGAGATATCAAGGCAAGCAACATTTTACTTGACAGACACTTGTCCCCCAAGATATCTGATTTTGGACTTGCAAGGCTTATGCCACCGAACATGACTCATGTCAGCACTCGTGTCGCTGGTACACT TGGTTATCTAGCGCCAGAGTATGCGGTTAGGGGACAGTTAACACGTAAAGCAGATATATACAGCTTTGGAGTCCTTCTTATGGAGATAGTCAGTGGAAGAAGTAACAGAAACTTGCGGTTGCCCACAGAATATCAATATCTTCTAGAAAGA GCTTGGGAACTTTATGAGAGGAATGAGCTAGTGGATCTTGTTGATACAGGGTTAAACGGAGTCTTTGACGCAGAAGAAGCTTGCCGGTACCTAAAAATAGGTCTTTTGTGCACGCAAGATAGTCCTAAGCTAAGGCCAAGTATGTCCAAGGTGGTAAAACTGTTAACGGGGGTGAGGGGTTTAGACAACAAGAAAATAACAAGGCCGGGTTTGATATCTGATTTTATGGACTTGAAAGTGAGAGAACCGGTGGAAACAAAGGCAGGGGAAGTGAACAGACACAACTACGTAAACCCTTCTTCTTATAATGTCACCTCTAGCTCTGGCACTAGAGATAACTCATCAGGGGCTTCATCAGCTAATGCGGGTTGTTCATTCAGCAGTACCATTTAG
- the LOC108830684 gene encoding histone acetyltransferase HAC12, producing the protein MNVQAHLSGQLSGGQVPNQGTMPPQNNGNSQMQNLVGASSGGAGASASASASVGGPSRNIVGPMDHDILKLRQYMQTLVFNMLQQRQPSQADAASKAKYMDVARRLEEGLFKMAVSKEDYLNRSTLESRITSLIKGRHLNNYNQRHANSSSVGMMIPTPGLPQAGGTTMIPTPRLPHTGDSTSSIVTPSAVTTIAGNNTSKAVNTGNLLAAGGGMHGGNMSSGFQNSSRNFSLASRGNMGSQRSIPQMIPTPGFVNSGTNNNSVGFSAEPTVVPQSQQQKQRQDTGGQNSQMLSNQMTAGNRPEHMQPKSAGVASNSVNGGVGVSKKSVDTGEGYRTTNPDNLGSKKLLGGGTMTIAQNIKAASFQSVSRANSSLPHQQQQFTQQPNQIQQQQQKFIQQKTLKQQTLQQHKLISKDGSGKPQVASDMVANVKHEPGMENRIGALNSQASERLQLSQFQNQYQNSGADAQHVSVTSQPLSQNSQQSQQIMHPQNMGSDTINNFSNLAVGVKSESNPHDQWPSQSQGNTQMCNGMSSEQNVQEDFRQRVTRIDEAQPNNLTEGSVIGQNHTSSTSDSHSLQNATGTTCRYGNRDIKFQNQRRWLLFLLHARTCKRPGVKCPGGNCVTVQKLLSHMNGCVEPQCVYPRCRPTKSLISHYKACKDLRCPVCVPVKTYHQQRAQARLNSESSAVSAVNGALVSDDSPCATDGAVTGAPGCADAVDNLEPSSKRLKVAPSSQPVVSETEICKSSIVSKAETELSRDAERKDRMQSDAHAALKSEKLEVKEEIPDISVQAGCVIKEIKHEAVENTAKPRPASEPVQHDLSGASVKQENIKMEQEPKEEVVVESADVAASKSGKPKIKGVSLTEMFTPDQVREHILGLRQWVGQSKAKVEKNQAMENSMSANSCQLCAVERLTFEPPPLYCTPCGARIKRNALYYTVGAGETRHYFCIPCFNESRGDTVLAEGTSIPKAKLEKKRNDEETEEAWVQCDKCEAWQHQICALFNGRRNDGGQAEYTCTRCYITEVEQNERKPLPQSSVLGAKDLPKTILSDHIEQRLFKRLEQERTERAKAKGKKYDEVPTAEALVVRVVLSVDKKLEVKSRFLEIFREDNFPTEFPYKSKVVLLFQKIEGVEVCLFGMYVQEFGSECSSPNHRRVYLSYLDSVKYFRPEIKSANGEALRTFVYQEILIGYLEYCKMRGFTSCYIWACPPLKGEDYILYCHPEIQKTPKSDKLREWYLAMLKKAAKEGIVVETTNLYDHFFLQTGECRAKVTAARLPYFDGDYWPGAAEDIIQQMGQEDDGRKGNKKGILKKPITKRALKACGQSGLPGNTSKDLLLMHKLGETIHPMKEDFIMVHLQHCCRHCCALMVTGNRWVCSQCKDFQLCDGCYKAEQKREDRERHPVNQKDKHTLLPVGITDIPADTTDRDEILESEFFDTRQAFLSLCQGNHYQYDTLRRAKHSSMMVLYHLHNPTAPAFVTTCNACHLDIESGQGWRCEVCPDFDVCNACYSKESGVNHPHKLTNHPSLADQDAQNKEARQLRVLQLRKMLDLLVHAALCRAMYCQYPNCRKVKGLFRHGIRCTTRAAGGCVLCKKMWYLLQIHARACKESNCNVPRCGDLKEHLRRLAQQSESRRRAAVMEMMRQRAAEVAGTSS; encoded by the exons ATGAATGTTCAGGCTCACTTGTCGGGACAGCTATCTGGGGGGCAGGTTCCAAACCAAGGGACAATGCCTCCGCAGAATAATGGCAACTCTCAAATGCAGAATTTAGTTGGTGCTTCTTCAGGTGGTGCTGGTGCTAGTGCTAGTGCTAGTGCTAGTGTAGGGGGCCCTTCACGTAACATTGTTGGTCCCATGGACCATGATATTTTGAAACTCCGTCAGTACATGCAAACCCTTGT GTTTAACATGTTACAGCAACGGCAACCATCTCAGGCCGATGCTGCATCAAAGGCTAAGTATATGGATGTTGCTAGGCGCTTAGAGGAAGGGCTGTTTAAGATGGCTGTCTCAAAG GAGGATTACTTGAACCGGTCAACCCTTGAATCTCGGATTACAAGTCTAATAAAAGGCAGACACTTGAATAACTACAATCAGCGACATGCTAATTCTTCTTCGGTTGGAATGATGATACCAACTCCAGGATTACCACAAGCTGGGGGTACTACGATGATACCTACTCCAAGATTACCACATACTGGGGATAGTACTAGTTCGATCGTTACACCCTCTGCTGTTACTACTATAGCCGGAAACAACACAAGTAAAGCTGTAAACACTGGAAACCTTCTAGCCGCTGGTGGTGGCATGCATGgag GTAATATGTCTAGTGGATTCCAGAATTCATCGAGAAACTTCTCTCTTGCTTCAAGAGGGAACATGGGTTCTCAAAGAAGTATTCCCCAGATGATTCCTACACCTGGGTTCGTTAACAGTGGTACTAATAACAATAGTGTTGGATTTTCTGCCGAGCCCACGGTGGTACCTCAGTCTCAGCAGCAGAAGCAAAGGCAGGATACTGGTGGTCAGAATAGTCAAATGTTGTCTAACCAAATGACTGCTGGCAATAGACCGGAACACATGCAACCAAAGTCGGCTGGTGTGGCCAGTAACTCTGTAAATGGTGGCGTTGGAGTGAGTAAAAAAAGTGTAGACACAG GGGAAGGTTATAGAACAACAAATCCTGACAACCTTGGATCTAAAAAATTGCTTGGAGGTGGGACGATGACAATTGCTCAGAATATTAAAGCAGCAAGTTTCCAGTCTGTATCCAGAGCTAACTCTTCTCTG CcacatcaacaacaacaatttACGCAACAGCCTAATCAGATTCAACAACAGCAGCAGAAATTTATTCAGCAAAAGACACTGAAGCAGCAGACCCTGCAGCAACATAAGTTAATAAGCAAAGATGGTTCCGGGAAACCTCAGGTGGCTTCTGACATGGTTGCAAATGTTAAACATGAACCTGGAATGGAGAACCGTATTGGAGCTTTGAACTCTCAAGCATCTGAACGACTCCAGCTTTCTCAGTTCCAGAATCAATATCAGAACTCGGGAGCAGACGCTCAACATGTCTCAGTTACAAGTCAGCCACTTTCTCAAAATAGTCAACAGAGTCAGCAAATAATGCACCCACAGAATATGGGCTCGGATACTATCAACAACTTTAGCAACCTTGCTGTTGGAGTAAAATCAGAATCCAATCCACATGATCAGTGGCCTTCCCAGTCTCAGGGAAACACTCAAATGTGTAATGGTATGTCAAGTGAACAGAACGTTCAGGAGGATTTCCGTCAAAGGGTTACCAGAATAGATGAAGCTCAACCTAATAATTTAACCGAAGGGTCTGTTATTGGTCAAAATCATACTTCTTCCACATCCGATTCCCATAGTCTGCAAAATGCTACTGGAACGACATGTAGATATGGAAACCGCGATATCAAGTTCCAAAATCAACGGAGATGGCTCTTGTTTCTACTCCATGCGCGGACATGCAAACGGCCAGGAGTGAAGTGCCCGGGCGGAAACTGCGTTACTGTTCAGAAACTACTGAGTCACATGAACGGTTGTGTAGAACCTCAGTGTGTGTATCCTCGTTGCCGTCCCACAAAGTCATTGATTAGCCACTATAAAGCCTGCAAGGATCTCCGGTGCCCTGTCTGTGTACCAGTGAAGACCTACCATCAGCAGCGTGCTCAGGCCCGTCTAAATAGCGAAAGCAGTGCAGTGAGCGCAGTGAATGGAGCTTTAGTATCAGATGATTCACCATGCGCTACCGATGGAGCGGTTACTGGTGCCCCTGGCTGTGCTGATGCTGTAGATAATTTGGAGCCTTCATCAAAACGGTTGAAGGTAGCGCCTTCTTCTCAACCAGTGGTCAGTGAGACTGAAATTTGTAAAAGCTCCATTGTTTCCAAAGCAGAGACAGAACTATCTCGGGATGCTGAAAGAAAGGATCGTATGCAGAGCGATGCACATGCGGCACTGAAGTCAGAGAAGTTGGAAGTGAAAGAAGAGATTCCTGATATTTCTGTTCAAGCAGGATGTGTCATCAAAGAGATAAAACATGAAGCTGTTGAAAATACTGCCAAGCCTAGGCCTGCCAGTGAACCAGTTCAACATGATTTATCTGGTGCCTCGGTAAAgcaagaaaacataaaaatggaGCAAGAGCCGAAGGAAGAAGTTGTGGTGGAGTCTGCTGACGTTGCTGCATCAAAATCTGGAAAACCAAAGATAAAGGGTGTTTCTTTAACTGAAATGTTCACTCCCGACCAAGTGAGAGAACATATACTTGGTCTTCGTCAGTGGGTTGGCCAG AGCAAAGCCAAAGTAGAAAAGAATCAGGCCATGGAGAATTCAATGAGTGCGAATTCCTGCCAGTTATGTGCGGTGGAGAGGCTTACATTCGAGCCACCTCCTCTTTATTGTACTCCTTGTGGTGCTCGTATCAAAAGAAACGCATTGTACTATACTGTCGGCGCTGGTGAAACTCGTCATTACTTTTGTATTCCGTGTTTTAACGAATCCCGAGGAGACACTGTACTCGCTGAAGGGACTTCAATACCGAAGGCAAAACTCGAGAAAAAGAGAAACGATGAAGAGACTGAAGAGGCG TGGGTCCAGTGTGATAAATGTGAGGCCTGGCAACATCAAATATGTGCTCTATTTAATGGGCGGAGGAATGATGGAGGCCAAGCTGAGTACACCTGCACAAGGTGCTATATAACTGAGGTGGAGCAAAATGAGAGAAAGCCTTTGCCTCAAAGTTCTGTTCTTGGAGCGAAAGACCTGCCAAAAACGATTCTCAGTGACCATATAGAGCAGCGTTTGTTTAAAAGGCTGGAGCAGGAAAGGACCGAGAGAGCCAAGgctaaaggaaaaaaatatgatgag GTTCCAACTGCTGAAGCCCTTGTGGTTAGAGTTGTTTTATCCGTTGACAAGAAGCTGGAAGTCAAATCTCgatttcttgaaatttttagGGAGGATAATTTCCCCACCGAGTTTCCATACAAGTCCAAG GTTGTTCTATTGTTCCAGAAGATCGAAGGTGTAGAAGTATGCTTGTTTGGGATGTATGTCCAAGAATTTGGATCCGAATGTTCATCTCCTAACCATCGCCGTGTGTATCTCTCGTATCTGGATTCTGTTAAGTACTTTAGACCTGAGATTAAATCAGCTAATGGAGAGGCTCTGCGCACTTTTGTATACCAAGAAATTCTT attggTTACCTGGAATACTGCAAAATGCGTGGTTTCACGAGCTGTTATATATGGGCTTGTCCACCACTGAAGGGTGAGGACTATATCCTATATTGCCATCCAGAAATTCAGAAAACGCCAAAGTCTGATAAACTACGGGAGTG GTACTTAGCAATGTTGAAAAAAGCTGCAAAGGAAGGGATTGTAGTGGAAACTACGAATCTATATGACCATTTTTTCTTGCAAACTGGTGAATGTAGAGCTAAGGTTACGGCAGCTAGGCTCCCGTATTTCGATGGTGACTATTGGCCAGGTGCAGCAGAGGATATCATACAACAAATGGGTCAAGAAGATGATGGTAGGAAGGGAAATAAGAAAGGAATACTCAAGAAACCCATCACAAAAAGGGCTCTAAAAGCGTGTGGCCAGTCTGGTCTGCCTGGGAACACGTCTAAAGATTTGCTGCTAATGCATAAA CTTGGTGAGACCATTCATCCAATGAAGGAGGATTTCATCATGGTTCACTTGCAGCACTGTTGCAGGCATTGCTGTGCACTGATGGTAACTGGAAACCGTTGGGTTTGCAGCCAATGCAAAGATTTCCAGTTATGTGATGG GTGCTATAAGGCTGAACAGAAACGAGAGGACAGAGAAAGGCATCCTGTTAATCAAAAGGATAAACATACACTGCTTCCT GTTGGGATCACTGATATTCCTGCAGACACCACAGATAGAGATGAGATACTTGAAAGCGAGTTTTTCGATACGAGGCAAGCATTCCTGAGTCTTTGCCAAGGAAACCATTATCAGTATGATACACTGAGGCGGGCAAAACATTCTTCCATGATGGTGCTTTATCACCTTCACAATCCAACTGCTCCTGCCTTTGTCACAACATGTAACGCATGTCACCTCGATATTGAAAGTGGTCAGGGCTGGCGCTGTGAAGTTTGCCCGGACTTCGATGTGTGCAATGCTTGTTACAGTAAAGAGAGCGGTGTTAATCATCCTCACAAGTTGACAAATCATCCATCACTAGCTGATCAAGATGCTCAGAACAAAGAAGCTAGGCAATTGCGAGTCTTGCAG CTAAGGAAAATGCTTGATCTTCTGGTGCATGCGGCGCTATGCCGTGCCATGTATTGTCAATATCCAAACTGCCGCAAAGTGAAAGGGCTGTTCAGACATGGTATCCGTTGCACAACACGTGCTGCAGGAGGTTGTGTTCTTTGCAAGAAAATGTGGTATCTCTTGCAAATCCACGCTCGAGCCTGTAAGGAATCAAACTGCAATGTACCTCGATGCGG GGACCTAAAGGAACATCTGAGAAGGTTAGCGCAGCAATCAGAATCACGGCGCAGAGCAGCAGTAATGGAGATGATGAGACAGAGAGCTGCAGAAGTCGCTGGGACCTCCAGTTGA
- the LOC108830687 gene encoding U-box domain-containing protein 52-like, whose protein sequence is MWLPKTDATTKGTRSGSLAVAIDNDKTSKIALKWTLENLASRGQTLALIHVAPKSQSSDIEDGTVHMQHMDKQTKDLFVSFHCYCSRKEIHCLDVLLEDVDKVKAIVEYVTISAIENLVLGAPSRSSFMRRFKTDLPTSVSKAAPDFCNVYVISKGKVSSLRSSSRPAPYHPSALSDFDFENKPKTANTPASPRPRRSVDKRFTKPPQGHMKLVGDFSDSESEFSFISASQQGSENSFISSGTPRSADRSSFTYDLPDSARTSRMSTSSEQSIGSHKLGVKFTDLSFLNNSSTVSDESGRTSCSYSSQSLDDVEAQMRRLRLELKQTMDMYNSACREALTARQEATELKNLRSEEERRMEELKMTEETAKSMVENERAKVKTAMEAAEAANRLAEAEAKRRLNAEMKVLKESDSFSGHSIVRYRKYSVKEIEEGTDNFAESRKVGEGGYGPVFRGHLDHTSVAVKVLRPDAAQGRSQFQKEVEVLSCIRHPNMVLLLGACPEYGILVYEYMARGSLDDRLFRRGNTPPISWQLRFRIAAEIATGLLFLHQTKPEPIVHRDLKPGNVLLDQNYVSKISDVGLARLVPAVAENVTHYRVTSAAGTFCYIDPEYQQTGMLGVKSDVYSLGIMLLQLLTAKQPMGLAYYVEQAIEEGKFKDMLDPEVPDWPFEAALSLAKLSLQCAELRRKDRPDLGKEVMPELNRLREMGEESLESVFFAGHGPVSHASHVSYTSEGRSAPSISNP, encoded by the exons ATGTGGCTACCGAAAACAGATGCGACAACTAAAGGAACAAGAAGTGGTTCATTAGCTGTTGCAATAGACAATGACAAAACTAGCAAAATTGCTCTCAAGTGGACATTGGAGAATCTTGCTTCTCGAGGCCAAACTCTTGCTCTTATTCATGTCGCTCCCAAATCTCAATCTTCAG ACATTGAAGACGGAACAGTGCATATGCAGCACATGGATAAGCAAACAAAAGATCTCTTTGTATCTTTCCACTGTTACTGCAGCCGTAAAGAA ATCCATTGTCTGGATGTATTGCTTGAAGACGTAGACAAAGTCAAAGCCATTGTGGAATATGTTACAATTTCTGCGATCGAGAATTTAGTACTTGGAGCTCCATCAAGAAGTAGCTTTATGAG AAGATTCAAAACGGATTTACCAACGAGTGTGTCAAAGGCAGCTCCAGATTTCTGCAATGTTTACGTCATTTCCAAAGGCAAAGTCTCTTCCTTACGAAGCTCCTCTCGTCCTGCTCCTTATCATCCATCAGCTCTCAGTGACTTTGACTTTGAGAACAAACCTAAAACAG CTAACACACCAGCATCTCCTAGGCCACGAAGATCAGTTGATAAAAG GTTTACGAAACCGCCACAAGGACATATGAAACTAGTAGGGGACTTCTCAGATTCAGAGTCCGAGTTCTCATTCATAAGTGCCTCCCAACAAGGATCAGAAAACTCCTTTATCAGCTCGGGAACGCCGAGAAGTGCAGATAGGAGCTCTTTTACCTACGATCTACCAGACTCAGCAAGAACCTCAAGAATGTCAACGAGCTCAGAGCAGAGCATTGGTTCACATAAACTAGGAGTCAAGTTTACAGATTTGAGTTTTCTCAATAACTCTTCAACTGTTTCTGACGAGAGTGGAAGAACTTCTTGCTCCTACTCATCTCAGAGCTTG GATGATGTTGAAGCTCAAATGAGGAGGCTGCGTTTAGAGCTAAAACAAACCATGGATATGTATAACTCCGCTTGTAGAGAAGCTTTAACCGCAAGGCAAGAG GCGACAGAGCTGAAAAATCTGAGgtcagaagaagaaagaagaatggAAGAACTAAAGATGACAGAGGAGACAGCAAAGTCAATGGTGGAAAATGAGAGAGCAAAGGTTAAAACTGCTATGGAAGCTGCTGAAGCTGCGAACAGGCTTGCGGAAGCAGAAGCAAAGAGAAGACTAAACGCAGAGATGAAGGTGTTGAAAGAAAGTGATTCTTTCTCTGGACATAGCATAGTTCGATACAGGAAATACAGTGTTAAAGAAATCGAAGAAGGAACTGATAACTTTGCAGAATCAAGAAAAGTAGGAGAAGGAGGGTATGGGCCTGTGTTTAGAGGTCATCTTGATCACACAAGTGTTGCTGTTAAGGTTTTACGTCCTGACGCTGCTCAAGGGAGATCACAGTTTCAAAAAGAG GTTGAAGTACTAAGTTGCATAAGGCATCCAAACATGGTGCTTCTCTTAGGAGCTTGTCCAGAATATGGTATTCTCGTCTACGAATACATGGCAAGAGGAAGCTTAGATGACCGTTTATTCAGACGTGGAAACACCCCTCCCATTTCTTGGCAACTACGTTTCAGAATCGCTGCTGAGATCGCTACAGGACTCCTCTTCTTACACCAGACCAAACCAGAACCAATCGTCCACAGAGACTTGAAACCAGGGAACGTTCTTCTAGACCAAAACTACGTCAGCAAGATCAGCGACGTAGGGCTTGCGAGACTCGTCCCCGCTGTAGCAGAGAACGTGACACACTACCGTGTAACATCAGCTGCAGGAACGTTCTGTTACATCGACCCTGAGTATCAACAAACAGGAATGTTGGGCGTGAAATCTGATGTTTATTCACTAGGAATCATGCTTTTGCAGCTTCTGACTGCTAAACAGCCAATGGGTTTGGCTTATTATGTGGAACAAGCTATTGAAGAAGGGAAGTTCAAAGATATGCTTGATCCTGAAGTACCAGACTGGCCATTTGAGGCGGCTTTGTCTCTTGCTAAGTTATCGCTACAGTGTGCTGAGTTGAGAAGAAAAGATAGGCCTGATCTTGGTAAAGAAGTGATGCCTGAGCTTAATAGACTTAGAGAGATGGGTGAAGAGAGTCTTGAGAGTGTATTTTTTGCTGGACATGGACCCGTCTCACATGCTAGCCATGTGTCTTATACATCG GAAGGTAGGAGTGCTCCTTCTATATCAAACCCCTAG